The following proteins are co-located in the Solea senegalensis isolate Sse05_10M linkage group LG12, IFAPA_SoseM_1, whole genome shotgun sequence genome:
- the LOC122778804 gene encoding rhotekin-2-like, with translation MDSQRDVQSSKRHGGTRSLLSAGSATAMEVKRKKIRQSTLFQQTEAKSMKQCPSLLNDTFQIVEDMNLLYIRQISKTLQNTNLQEKLDFEVRMREGAYKLLLACSKREQVLNTSKNLLTCNARIKAYLTHLQKIKQEQDMMGSAKGPDPDSDDRVPCNGTIAISGLRVPLLWRDSDHFNNRGSSRRVAVFCLLQTGSEVFDTEMVVVDRSITDICFEGVTIFKEAVPQFDLRVELWSCALEEELTMANTPKKLAKKFRNSFGKHIQTLL, from the exons ATGGACAGCCAGCGGGACGTTCAAAGTTCTAAACGACACGGAGGCACTAGGTCGTTACTGTCGGCCGGTTCCGCCACCGCCATGGAGGTTAAACGCAAGAAAATACGACAGAGCACTTTATTCCAACAAACAGAG GCTAAAAGCATGAAACAATGTCCAAGTCTTCTGAATGACACCTTTCAGATAGTGGAGGATATGAATTTGTTATACATACGACAAATTTCTAAGACGTTACAG AACACTAACTTGCAAGAAAAGCTGGACTTTGAGGTGCGAATGCGAGAGGGGGCCTATAAGCTGCTGCTCGCCTGCAGTAAGAGAGAGCAAGTTCTCAACACCTCCAAGAACCTACTGACCTGCAATGCCAGGATCAAGGCTTATTTGACTCATCTCCAGAAGATAAAACAGGAACAAGACATGATGGGGTCAGCCAAGGG ACCTGATCCAGATTCAGATGACCGTGTGCCCTGTAATGGGACAATTGCAATATCAG GGCTGCGTGTTCCTTTGCTGTGGAGGGATTCGGACCACTTTAACAATAGAGGGA GCTCTCGTCGAGTGGCAGTGTTCTGTCTGCTGCAGACTGGCTCCGAGGTGTTTGACACAGAGATGGTGGTGGTAGACAGATCAATTACTGACATCTGCTTTGAGGGGGTCACCATCTT TAAAGAAGCAGTTCCTCAGTTTGACCTGAGGGTGGAGCTGTGGAGCTGTGCCCTGGAGGAAGAGCTCACAATGGCAAACACACCAAAGAAACTGGCCAAGAAGTTCCGAAACTCCTTtggaaaacacatccaaaca cttctttga